From the Cryptomeria japonica chromosome 2, Sugi_1.0, whole genome shotgun sequence genome, one window contains:
- the LOC131073238 gene encoding alpha pinene synthase, chloroplastic-like, giving the protein MSLPCNTQLLHKFSSIHHNPSLTKLYPSRHRSLAQLPINININMNMVLIITDEQGITRRIGNHHPNLWDDDFLQSLPRSYDAPCYGERAEKLIKEIKGMFNALHLHSSSADDLYQHLSMVDDVERLGIDRHFQTEIKAALDYVYRYWDDMNGIGCGRESPCADLNTTALGFRILRLHRYGVSSGALLQFKDNDGQFLYSNAQSNEELKSILNLYRASLIVFPNEQALDDAKAFSTTYLKQALPNISNTNLSKEIKFNLEYGWHTNVPRLEARTYIDIYGDHKNTKNIFNSKLLELAKLDFNMIQSMQQQELQILSRWWTESGLSKLEFSRHRHVEYYFWAAGACIEPKYSSFRIGFAKMSAFATYLDDIYDTYGTLDELKIFTQAIKRWDLASMEGLPEFMKVAFKAFDEGVRDMARDAEKTQGRDTLDYARKAWEVYIDAYMQEATWLATGYIPSLEEYLENSKVSSGSRVVTLQPILSLDIPISNDVIKEIDYPSKFNDLLCLTLRLRGDTKTFKVEADRGEHVSCITCYLKDNPRSTEEGALDYLNSLIDDKLKELNWEYLKTDNVPRTSKDHAYALSRGLQLLYKERDGFSVSKFETKNLITKTMIEPVPM; this is encoded by the exons ATGTCTCTGCCTTGCAATACGCAACTACTTCACAAGTTTTCTTCCATTCACCATAACCCCAGTCTCACCAAACTATACCCATCACGACACAGATCACTCGCTCAACTTccaatcaatatcaatatcaatatgaaTATGGTTCTTATTATCACTGATGAACAGGGCATCACACGCCGCATTGGAAATCATCACCCCAACTTGTGGGACGATGATTTCTTACAATCTCTTCCTAGATCTTATGAC GCTCCCTGTTATGGTGAACGTGCTGAGAAGCTGATTAAGGAGATCAAGGGCATGTTCAATGCTCTTCATTTGCACTCTTCATCTGCAGATGATTTGTATCAGCATCTTTCAATGGTGGACGATGTAGAGCGTCTTGGAATTGACCGCCATTTCCAAACTGAAATAAAAGCAGCTCTTGACTATGTTTACAG GTATTGGGATGATATGAATGGCATTGGGTGTGGTAGAGAGAGTCCTTGCGCGGATCTGAACACCACAGCCTTGGGCTTTCGAATTCTTCGCCTGCACAGATATGGCGTCTCTTCAG GCGCATTGCTGCAGTTCAAAGATAATGATGGACAATTCTTGTATTCAAATGCTCAATCAAATGAGGAGTTAAAAAGTATTTTGAATTTATATCGAGCTTCACTTATTGTATTTCCTAATGAGCAAGCTTTGGATGATGCTAAAGCTTTTTCTACTACATATTTAAAACAAGCTCTACCAAATATTAGCAATACCAATCTTTCAAAAGAG ATCAAATTCAATCTAGAGTATGGTTGGCACACCAATGTGCCTAGGTTGGAAGCAAGGACTTATATTGACATATATGGAGATCATAAGAACACCAAAAA TATTTTCAACTCAAAACTTTTAGAATTAGCAAAGTTGGACTTCAACATGATCCAGTCAATGCAACAACAAGAGCTTCAAATTCTCTCAAg ATGGTGGACAGAGTCCGGTCTATCTAAACTAGAGTTTTCTCGCCATCGCCATGTGGAATATTACTTTTGGGCAGCTGGAGCATGTATTGAGCCAAAATATTCTTCTTTTAGAATCGGGTTTGCAAAGATGTCTGCATTTGCCACTTATTTGGATGATATTTATGACACTTATGGAACTTTAGATGAACTTAAAATCTTCACACAAGCTATTAAGAG GTGGGATTTAGCATCCATGGAAGGACTTCCAGAATTCATGAAAGTGGCATTCAAGGCCTTTGATGAGGGTGTGAGGGACATGGCTCGAGATGCTGAAAAAACTCAAGGAAGAGACACACTTGACTATGCACGTAAAGCT TGGGAAGTTTACATAGATGCTTACATGCAAGAAGCAACTTGGCTTGCTACGGGGTATATACCATCTTTGGAGGAATATTTAGAGAATAGTAAAGTAAGCTCTGGATCTCGTGTTGTGACCTTGCAACCTATCCTATCATTAGATATACCCATTTCTAATGATGTTATAAAAGAAATTGATTATCCATCTAAGTTCAATGATCTTTTATGCTTAACCCTCAGGCTAAGAGGTGACACAAAGACTTTCAAG GTTGAGGCAGATCGTGGGGAACATGTATCATGCATAACATGTTATTTGAAAGACAATCCCAGATCTACAGAGGAGGGCGCATTGGATTATCTCAATTCTTTGATTGATGACAAACTCAAAGAATTAAATTGGGAATATTTAAAAACTGATAATGTTCCAAGAACTAGCAAAGATCACGCATATGCATTATCAAGGGGCCTCCAACTTCTCTACAAAGAAAGAGATGGATTTAGTGTctcaaaatttgagacaaagaatcTTATCACCAAAACCATGATCGAACCAGTACctatgtga